A stretch of Myxococcus hansupus DNA encodes these proteins:
- a CDS encoding myxosortase-dependent phytase-like phosphatase: MRNPTPLALAALLLGTPVSAQVAVAPTSQSTPDPSITGGVLQDVALWVSPGAPASSLFLTAYSNANGGLATFGLRGEPLDSETADGPMTAVAVRDGFRVSGIQQTLAVAASVISSGLVAYTVDPDRADRVERLGGAGAFVTGAQFSAVALYQSRDSGQFFVFAGTPTGVLQQYQLAADEGNVTATLVRTLTTTGPIVGLAVDEDTDSLFVTQQGQGLWRYGAAADADLTGQQLAVQGTGGLSSNVGRVAVYRARNGEGYILVADPGADAFAVYERRARTFVGSFRLADDDGGVIQANDPVALAVTSASLDTAFPNGVFAGSDALANPQNLKFASWAAVAEAFDPALRIDTRFDSDGGTDGGTDGGSGDDGGINGGPGPAPGPGGQLPEDSGCSCASASVPSTALLALIALVRLGRRRRG; encoded by the coding sequence ATGCGCAACCCAACCCCCCTCGCCCTGGCGGCTTTGCTCCTGGGCACTCCGGTGTCCGCGCAGGTCGCGGTGGCCCCGACGTCGCAGTCCACGCCCGACCCGTCCATCACCGGCGGGGTGCTTCAGGACGTGGCCCTCTGGGTGAGTCCTGGCGCACCTGCCAGCAGCCTGTTCCTCACGGCCTACAGCAACGCCAACGGGGGACTGGCCACGTTCGGCCTTCGGGGCGAGCCGCTGGATTCGGAGACGGCGGACGGCCCGATGACGGCCGTGGCCGTGCGGGATGGCTTCCGGGTGTCGGGCATCCAGCAGACGTTGGCGGTGGCGGCCAGCGTCATCTCCAGCGGCCTGGTGGCCTACACGGTGGACCCGGACCGGGCGGACCGGGTGGAGCGCCTCGGAGGCGCCGGGGCCTTCGTCACGGGCGCGCAGTTCTCCGCTGTGGCGCTCTATCAGAGCCGGGACTCGGGCCAGTTCTTCGTGTTCGCGGGGACGCCGACGGGGGTCCTCCAACAGTACCAACTCGCGGCCGACGAGGGGAACGTGACGGCCACCCTGGTGCGGACCCTCACCACGACGGGGCCCATCGTCGGCCTGGCGGTGGACGAGGACACCGACTCCTTGTTCGTCACCCAGCAGGGGCAGGGCTTGTGGCGCTACGGGGCGGCCGCGGACGCGGACCTCACGGGCCAGCAGCTCGCCGTGCAGGGCACGGGCGGCCTCTCCAGCAACGTGGGCCGGGTCGCCGTGTACCGGGCTCGCAACGGCGAGGGGTACATCCTGGTCGCGGACCCCGGCGCGGACGCGTTCGCCGTCTACGAGCGGCGCGCGCGGACCTTCGTGGGCTCGTTCCGGTTGGCGGATGACGATGGGGGTGTCATCCAGGCGAACGACCCCGTGGCCCTGGCCGTCACGTCGGCTTCGCTGGACACGGCCTTCCCCAATGGCGTGTTCGCTGGCAGCGACGCGCTCGCCAACCCACAGAACCTGAAGTTCGCCTCCTGGGCCGCGGTGGCCGAGGCGTTCGACCCCGCGCTGCGCATCGACACCCGCTTCGACTCGGACGGCGGGACGGACGGGGGCACGGATGGCGGCTCGGGGGATGACGGAGGCATCAATGGGGGGCCGGGGCCTGCGCCCGGACCCGGCGGGCAACTCCCCGAGGACTCCGGCTGCTCGTGTGCTTCGGCCTCGGTGCCCTCCACGGCGCTCCTGGCCTTGATTGCGCTGGTGCGCTTGGGCCGCCGCCGGCGCGGTTGA
- a CDS encoding Hsp70 family protein, with protein MRIVGIDLGTTHCAVASVDPSRGAGAAVEDFPLPQLVRQGEVAPRALLPSTVYVPAGHELAADSLTLPWGDDGGPWVVGELARWQGARVPGRLVASAKSWLCHPGVDRSAPILPWGAPADVQKLSPVDASALLLTHMARAWDYAHPDAPLSKQEVVITVPASFDEAARALTVSAARKAGLEKFTLLEEPQAAFYDYTARHRSDLEQTLSKVRLVLVVDVGGGTTDFTLVHAGVSPEGPMLRRLAVGDHLMLGGDNMDAALARRVEEKLLTDGRRLSATQWTQAIQAARTAKEALLGHAPPEKHGVSLVGGGSKLLGGTLSTELSRDEAQALVLDGFFPSSSPSDRPRRAARMALQELGLPYVQDAAVTRHLAAFLAQHAAAGFAALGETAPSEGALPRPDAILLNGGVFNSPQISERLVEALSAWWPDAPRIPLLRHESLELAVARGAAYYGLVRRGHGLRIGGGAARAYYVGLQRAADSAEQPALCLIPRGFEEGQKVDLGERPFSLTLGRPVQFQLYSTTSDRIDKPGDLVPLAEDLKSLPPIHTLLKGAAGKVAEVPVHLQAALTEIGTLELYCVSNVADERWRLEFELRGTGGSHELTVTESMPARFVEAKDNIERVYGNKPLPIGPKDVKQLGRTLEKALGPRETWRVPVLREMWSTLFAGASKRRRTDDHERVFYSLTGFSLRPGFGYPLDGWRAEQTFSLFEALVQHHTDKAVWTEFWVMWRRIAGGLDEARQQKLYAYLQPHLARKVPPDAPPPGKLKGIQPEGLEEMVRTAASLEHLAPGDKAELGRWIAARLKAEAKSGGPWAWSLGRLGARVPLYGSSHKVVDVDTAEAWLTLLLELDLRKIDGASFAAAQLARLTGDRTRDLGPELRERTAQALVAAKAPETWVRMVREVVALEAADEARALGDTLPAGLRLS; from the coding sequence ATGCGTATCGTTGGCATCGACCTGGGCACCACCCATTGCGCCGTGGCATCCGTGGACCCCTCGCGGGGCGCGGGTGCCGCCGTCGAGGACTTCCCCCTTCCGCAGCTCGTCCGGCAGGGCGAGGTGGCCCCCCGGGCGCTGCTGCCCTCCACCGTGTACGTGCCCGCCGGCCACGAGCTGGCCGCCGACTCACTCACCCTGCCCTGGGGTGATGACGGCGGCCCGTGGGTGGTGGGCGAGCTGGCCCGCTGGCAGGGCGCGCGCGTGCCGGGGCGGCTGGTGGCCAGCGCCAAGAGCTGGCTGTGCCACCCGGGCGTGGACCGCTCCGCGCCCATCCTCCCCTGGGGCGCGCCCGCCGACGTCCAGAAGCTGTCCCCGGTGGACGCCAGCGCCCTGCTGCTGACGCACATGGCCCGCGCGTGGGATTACGCCCACCCGGACGCGCCCCTGTCGAAGCAGGAGGTGGTGATCACCGTCCCCGCGTCCTTCGACGAGGCGGCCCGCGCCCTCACCGTCAGCGCCGCGCGCAAGGCCGGGCTGGAGAAGTTCACCCTGCTGGAGGAGCCGCAGGCGGCCTTCTACGACTACACCGCGCGCCACCGCTCGGACCTGGAGCAGACGCTCTCGAAGGTCCGGCTGGTGCTGGTGGTGGACGTGGGCGGCGGCACCACCGACTTCACGCTGGTGCACGCGGGCGTGTCCCCGGAAGGCCCCATGCTGCGGCGACTCGCCGTGGGCGACCACCTGATGCTGGGCGGCGACAACATGGACGCCGCGCTGGCGCGCCGGGTGGAAGAGAAGCTCCTCACCGACGGCCGCCGCCTGTCCGCCACGCAGTGGACGCAGGCCATCCAGGCCGCGCGCACCGCGAAGGAGGCCCTGCTGGGCCACGCGCCGCCGGAGAAGCACGGCGTCTCACTGGTGGGCGGCGGCAGCAAGCTGTTGGGTGGCACGCTGTCCACGGAGCTGTCGCGCGACGAGGCACAGGCCCTGGTGCTGGACGGCTTCTTCCCGTCCTCCTCGCCCTCGGACAGGCCGCGCCGCGCCGCGCGCATGGCGCTCCAGGAGCTGGGTCTTCCGTACGTGCAGGACGCGGCGGTGACGCGGCACCTGGCGGCGTTCCTCGCGCAGCATGCGGCGGCGGGCTTCGCGGCCCTCGGTGAGACTGCGCCTTCCGAAGGGGCCCTGCCCCGCCCCGACGCGATCCTGCTCAACGGCGGCGTGTTCAACTCGCCCCAGATTTCCGAGCGGCTGGTGGAGGCCCTCTCCGCGTGGTGGCCAGACGCGCCGCGCATCCCGCTGCTGCGGCATGAGTCGCTGGAGCTCGCGGTGGCCCGGGGCGCCGCGTACTACGGACTGGTGCGCCGGGGCCACGGCCTGCGCATTGGCGGCGGCGCCGCGCGGGCGTACTACGTGGGCCTCCAGCGCGCGGCGGACAGCGCCGAGCAGCCCGCGCTGTGCCTCATCCCTCGCGGCTTCGAGGAAGGCCAGAAGGTGGACCTGGGCGAGCGTCCCTTCTCGCTCACGCTGGGGCGCCCCGTGCAGTTCCAGCTCTACTCCACCACCAGCGACCGCATCGACAAGCCGGGCGACCTGGTGCCGCTGGCGGAGGACCTCAAGTCCCTGCCGCCCATCCACACGCTGCTCAAGGGGGCCGCCGGCAAAGTGGCCGAAGTCCCCGTGCACCTCCAGGCCGCGCTGACGGAGATTGGCACGCTGGAGCTGTACTGCGTCTCCAACGTCGCGGACGAGCGGTGGCGCCTGGAGTTCGAGCTGCGCGGCACCGGCGGCTCACACGAGCTGACCGTCACCGAGTCCATGCCCGCGCGCTTCGTCGAGGCGAAGGACAACATCGAGCGCGTCTACGGCAACAAGCCGCTGCCCATTGGCCCCAAGGACGTGAAGCAGCTCGGGCGCACGTTGGAGAAGGCCCTGGGGCCTCGCGAGACGTGGCGCGTGCCGGTGCTGCGGGAGATGTGGAGCACCCTCTTCGCGGGCGCCAGCAAGCGCCGGCGCACCGACGACCACGAGCGCGTCTTCTACAGCCTCACCGGCTTCAGCTTGCGCCCTGGCTTCGGCTACCCGCTGGATGGCTGGCGCGCGGAGCAGACCTTCAGCCTCTTCGAGGCGCTGGTGCAGCACCACACGGACAAGGCGGTGTGGACGGAGTTCTGGGTGATGTGGCGCCGCATCGCCGGCGGGCTCGACGAGGCCCGGCAGCAGAAGCTGTACGCGTACCTCCAGCCCCACCTCGCGCGGAAGGTGCCGCCGGACGCGCCGCCGCCGGGGAAGCTCAAGGGCATCCAGCCGGAGGGCCTGGAGGAGATGGTCCGCACCGCGGCGTCACTGGAGCACCTGGCGCCGGGCGACAAGGCGGAGCTGGGCCGGTGGATTGCCGCGCGGCTGAAGGCCGAGGCGAAGTCCGGTGGCCCCTGGGCCTGGTCCCTGGGCCGGTTGGGCGCGCGCGTGCCGCTGTATGGCAGCAGCCACAAGGTGGTGGACGTGGACACGGCCGAGGCATGGCTCACGCTGCTGCTGGAGCTGGACCTGCGGAAGATTGACGGCGCGTCCTTCGCGGCGGCGCAGCTCGCCCGTCTCACCGGGGACCGCACGCGGGACTTGGGCCCCGAGCTGCGCGAGCGCACCGCCCAGGCCCTGGTCGCGGCGAAGGCTCCCGAGACGTGGGTACGGATGGTGCGAGAAGTCGTGGCCCTGGAGGCCGCCGACGAGGCGCGCGCGCTGGGTGACACGCTCCCCGCGGGTCTCCGCCTGTCCTGA
- a CDS encoding Hsp70 family protein: protein MARYSIGIDLGTTHSAVSYFNLEEGKPRGGAQSMLPVPQLTAPGTVEARPLLPSFLYLPSSQEFPAGSLALPWKPEASTLLGEFARTHGAKVPTRLVSSAKSWLSHPGVDRRAALLPWQAPEEVQRVSPLDASARYLRHLKEAWDYTFARERDESANALADQDVIVTVPASFDAAARDLTLEAAKAAGIPNITLLEEPQAALYAWLEAMGENFRKQVQPGEVILVVDVGGGTSDFSVITVRDNEGDLELLRVAVGDHILLGGDNMDLALAHTLNQRMTAEGKKLDAWQFNALTYGCRQAKESLYADPALERSPISIPGRGSSLIGGTLRTELTREELDRVLTDGFFPVTPVSELPRTARRTGLAQMALPYAQDAGVSRHLAAFLTRQAQALAASSDAPVDVSGKAFLHPTAVLFNGGVFKAGPLKARVMEVLNGWLSADGGAPAKELEGADLDLAVARGAAYYGWVRQGHGLRIRGGTARAYYVGVETAMPAVPGMEPPVKALCVAPFGMEEGTQADVPPQEFGLVTGEPTSFRFFSSSLRRDDKVGVMLEDVDSELAGGGLEELAPIETTMPGQPSAFSDLTPVNLQAAVTEVGTLELRCLEKDGPGRWKLELNVRMKE from the coding sequence ATGGCCCGCTATTCCATTGGCATCGACCTGGGCACCACGCACTCCGCCGTGTCCTACTTCAACCTGGAGGAGGGCAAGCCCCGAGGCGGCGCGCAGTCCATGCTGCCCGTCCCCCAGTTGACCGCGCCCGGCACCGTCGAGGCCCGTCCGCTGCTCCCCTCCTTCCTCTACCTGCCCTCGTCGCAGGAGTTCCCCGCCGGCAGCCTCGCGCTGCCGTGGAAGCCGGAGGCCAGCACCTTGCTGGGTGAGTTCGCCCGCACGCACGGCGCCAAGGTGCCCACCCGGCTGGTGTCCTCCGCCAAGAGCTGGCTGTCCCACCCGGGCGTGGACCGGCGCGCGGCGCTCCTGCCGTGGCAGGCCCCCGAGGAGGTGCAGCGGGTGTCACCGCTGGACGCGTCCGCGCGCTACCTCCGGCACCTGAAGGAGGCGTGGGACTACACCTTCGCCCGGGAGCGCGACGAGTCCGCCAACGCCCTGGCCGACCAGGACGTCATCGTCACCGTTCCCGCCTCCTTCGACGCGGCGGCGAGAGACTTGACGCTGGAGGCCGCCAAGGCGGCGGGCATCCCCAACATCACCTTGTTGGAGGAGCCCCAGGCCGCGCTCTACGCGTGGCTGGAGGCCATGGGGGAGAACTTCCGCAAGCAGGTGCAGCCTGGCGAGGTCATCCTCGTGGTGGACGTGGGCGGCGGCACCTCCGACTTCTCCGTCATCACCGTGCGGGACAACGAAGGGGACCTGGAGCTGCTGCGCGTGGCCGTGGGCGACCACATCCTGCTGGGCGGCGACAACATGGACCTGGCGCTGGCGCACACGCTGAACCAGCGGATGACGGCCGAGGGCAAGAAGCTGGACGCGTGGCAGTTCAACGCCCTCACCTACGGCTGCCGCCAGGCGAAGGAGTCGCTCTACGCCGACCCCGCCCTGGAGCGCTCCCCCATCTCGATTCCGGGCCGGGGCTCGTCCCTCATCGGCGGCACCCTGCGCACGGAGCTGACGCGCGAGGAGCTGGACCGCGTCCTCACGGACGGCTTCTTCCCGGTGACGCCCGTCAGCGAGCTGCCGCGCACCGCGCGCCGCACGGGCCTGGCGCAGATGGCGCTGCCCTACGCGCAGGACGCGGGTGTGTCCCGGCACCTGGCGGCCTTCCTCACGCGGCAGGCGCAGGCGCTCGCGGCCAGCTCGGACGCGCCGGTGGACGTGAGCGGCAAGGCCTTCCTCCACCCCACGGCGGTGCTCTTCAACGGGGGCGTCTTCAAGGCCGGTCCGCTGAAGGCGCGTGTCATGGAGGTGCTCAACGGCTGGCTCAGCGCCGACGGTGGCGCGCCAGCCAAGGAGCTGGAGGGCGCGGACCTGGACCTCGCGGTGGCGCGCGGCGCCGCCTACTACGGTTGGGTGCGTCAGGGGCACGGCCTGCGCATTCGCGGCGGCACGGCCCGCGCCTACTACGTGGGCGTGGAGACGGCGATGCCCGCGGTGCCCGGCATGGAGCCGCCCGTGAAGGCGCTCTGCGTGGCCCCCTTCGGCATGGAGGAAGGCACGCAGGCGGATGTCCCGCCCCAGGAGTTCGGGCTCGTCACCGGTGAGCCCACCAGCTTCCGCTTCTTCTCCTCGTCCCTGCGGCGCGACGACAAGGTGGGCGTCATGCTGGAGGACGTGGACTCGGAGCTGGCCGGCGGAGGGCTGGAGGAGCTGGCCCCCATCGAGACGACCATGCCGGGACAGCCCTCGGCCTTCAGTGACTTGACGCCGGTGAATCTCCAGGCGGCCGTCACCGAGGTGGGCACGCTGGAGCTCCGGTGCCTGGAGAAGGATGGCCCCGGGCGGTGGAAGCTGGAGCTCAACGTCCGCATGAAGGAGTAG
- a CDS encoding DUF2760 domain-containing protein, giving the protein MTDQPASLSFFARFWLAWLCFWRCLLSREFAQAVLPASKAYDAGQLAQLPSGGPAPTPSPQPEEVRPAPRPVAPPAALPPEREHASALSLLGMLQREGRFVDFLQENVSAFSDAEVGAAARIVHEGCRKVAQTYLTLERVLPQNEGDAVPVPAGFDAQRIRLTGNVAGQPPFNGVLRHHGWMTTAVKLPTVSPAIDPRVLAPAEVELS; this is encoded by the coding sequence ATGACCGACCAGCCCGCCTCACTGTCGTTCTTCGCCCGCTTCTGGCTTGCCTGGCTGTGCTTCTGGCGCTGCCTCCTGTCCCGCGAGTTCGCCCAGGCCGTGCTGCCCGCGAGCAAGGCGTACGACGCGGGTCAGCTCGCCCAGCTCCCTTCCGGTGGCCCTGCCCCCACCCCATCCCCCCAGCCGGAGGAAGTGCGCCCCGCCCCCCGGCCGGTCGCACCGCCCGCCGCCCTGCCGCCCGAGCGAGAGCACGCCAGCGCGCTTTCCCTGCTGGGCATGCTCCAGCGCGAGGGCCGCTTCGTGGACTTTCTCCAGGAGAACGTCTCCGCCTTCTCCGACGCAGAAGTGGGCGCCGCGGCGCGCATCGTCCATGAGGGCTGCCGCAAGGTGGCGCAGACGTACCTGACGCTGGAGCGGGTGCTGCCCCAGAACGAAGGGGACGCGGTGCCCGTCCCGGCCGGGTTCGACGCCCAGCGCATCCGCCTCACCGGGAACGTGGCGGGTCAGCCGCCCTTCAACGGCGTCCTGCGCCACCACGGTTGGATGACCACGGCGGTGAAGCTGCCCACCGTCAGCCCCGCCATCGACCCGCGCGTGCTTGCCCCCGCGGAGGTCGAGCTTTCCTGA
- a CDS encoding tetratricopeptide repeat protein codes for MSISPSKTLSPAELAKLEHAFASDPSSAAYKPLAEAYLSMGRFMEAMVVCKKGVKAHPNAVDPRLLLARVYAEQGKDKKALEEALGALQVQPEDKAALRMAGALQLKTGEAEPGKANLLKAYTADPGDPDTVTLLQQHKIELPRPAAPAPAPVAATPAAPAPSATQQSASALSSVAATAAADAPAARPAAPQPARPTARAEAPQARPAAPQARRPQVVVEEVDEDEDDEPVARRKPSSGGAGSKFVTLGLLVAIPLFAIGYGWYSANARQKSRELKKSLDAASELLKHDSFDSYKKAVEAADQALEVDADSAVAHGYLAYAWAIRWGEHGGGDDARRQAEEHLAAGKKSGDLSSHLIASEALIQTYGGKGKDALGQLEEKVKGLDTQGRSSSLLYLTLGLIQMNAGDLDRGRDSLDRAQTLSPDDPRTYASLGAVYRRLGQDGAAWRNYDSALRYEKDHPESLLGRSLLMLEQDSPNFELAHTMLKKLLESDPPPSPRQLAAAHLARSLLVSRVSAAMADMKPDLQQKLAEVTAVPVEKEKARAEMLKSEDTGFSLDKQNPELHLIKGRRLLAEGNYDAAAEEIRKAIRMDGSRAQFYVELAKSLMGKQGGEKEAADALQTALKTMGDSPKLVVMLGNAYRRQGKLDDALSQYQRAVKDPKAKNPEARLAMGAIYRERSDWAKAQEQLEKASQEFLGQSDRAAMALTELGRVFQGKGDAAKADETYQRALNADEAYSPAYYFYATLLARDSKQTAKAKMLAQEYLKRDPSGEHASAARSLSGG; via the coding sequence ATGTCTATCTCCCCTTCGAAGACGTTGAGCCCGGCCGAGCTCGCGAAGCTTGAACACGCGTTTGCCTCCGACCCTTCGTCGGCGGCCTACAAGCCCCTCGCTGAGGCGTACCTGAGCATGGGCCGCTTCATGGAGGCGATGGTCGTCTGCAAGAAGGGCGTGAAGGCCCACCCGAATGCGGTGGACCCCCGTCTCCTGCTCGCCCGCGTCTATGCGGAGCAGGGCAAGGACAAGAAGGCGCTGGAAGAAGCGCTCGGGGCTCTTCAGGTCCAGCCGGAGGACAAGGCGGCGCTGCGCATGGCCGGCGCCCTTCAACTGAAGACGGGCGAAGCGGAGCCCGGCAAGGCGAACCTCCTCAAGGCGTACACCGCGGACCCGGGTGACCCGGACACCGTGACGCTGCTCCAGCAGCACAAGATCGAACTGCCCCGGCCCGCCGCGCCGGCGCCCGCCCCCGTGGCGGCGACGCCCGCGGCCCCGGCTCCGTCCGCCACCCAGCAGTCCGCCTCCGCGCTCTCCAGTGTCGCGGCGACGGCCGCGGCGGACGCACCCGCGGCCAGGCCCGCAGCCCCGCAGCCCGCCCGTCCCACGGCCCGCGCCGAAGCACCCCAGGCCAGGCCCGCCGCCCCCCAGGCTCGCCGCCCCCAGGTGGTGGTGGAAGAGGTGGACGAGGACGAGGACGACGAGCCGGTGGCGCGCCGCAAGCCTTCCTCCGGCGGCGCTGGCAGCAAGTTCGTGACGCTGGGCCTGCTGGTGGCCATCCCGCTGTTCGCCATCGGCTATGGCTGGTACTCGGCCAACGCCCGGCAGAAGTCGCGCGAGCTGAAGAAGAGCCTGGATGCGGCCAGCGAGCTGCTCAAGCACGACTCCTTCGACAGCTACAAGAAGGCGGTGGAGGCCGCGGACCAGGCGCTGGAGGTGGACGCCGACTCCGCCGTGGCGCACGGCTACCTCGCCTATGCCTGGGCCATCCGTTGGGGTGAGCACGGCGGTGGCGACGACGCGCGCCGTCAGGCCGAGGAGCACCTGGCCGCGGGCAAGAAGAGCGGCGACCTCAGCTCGCACCTCATCGCGTCCGAGGCGCTCATCCAGACCTACGGCGGCAAGGGCAAGGACGCCCTGGGCCAGCTTGAGGAGAAGGTGAAGGGCCTGGACACGCAGGGGCGCTCCAGCTCGCTGCTGTACCTCACCCTGGGCCTCATCCAGATGAACGCGGGCGACCTGGACCGCGGTCGCGACAGCCTGGACCGCGCGCAGACGCTGTCGCCGGACGACCCGCGCACCTACGCGAGCCTGGGCGCGGTGTACCGCCGCCTGGGCCAGGACGGCGCCGCCTGGCGCAATTACGACTCGGCCCTCCGGTACGAGAAGGACCACCCGGAGTCGCTGCTGGGCCGCTCGCTCCTGATGCTGGAGCAGGACTCGCCCAACTTCGAGCTGGCGCACACCATGCTGAAGAAGCTGCTGGAGTCCGATCCGCCGCCGTCTCCCCGGCAGCTCGCGGCCGCGCACCTGGCCCGCTCGCTGCTGGTCAGCCGCGTGTCGGCGGCCATGGCGGACATGAAGCCGGACCTGCAGCAGAAGCTGGCCGAGGTCACCGCGGTGCCCGTGGAGAAGGAGAAGGCCCGCGCCGAGATGCTCAAGAGCGAGGACACCGGCTTCTCGCTCGACAAGCAGAACCCGGAGCTGCACCTCATCAAGGGCCGCCGCCTGCTGGCGGAGGGCAATTACGACGCGGCCGCCGAGGAGATTCGCAAGGCCATCCGCATGGACGGCTCGCGCGCCCAGTTCTACGTCGAGCTGGCCAAGTCGCTCATGGGCAAGCAGGGCGGCGAGAAGGAAGCCGCGGACGCGCTCCAGACGGCCCTGAAGACCATGGGGGACAGCCCCAAGCTGGTGGTCATGCTGGGCAACGCGTACCGCCGTCAGGGCAAGCTGGATGACGCCCTGTCGCAGTACCAGCGCGCGGTGAAGGACCCCAAGGCGAAGAACCCGGAGGCGCGGCTGGCCATGGGCGCCATCTACCGGGAGCGCTCCGACTGGGCCAAGGCCCAGGAGCAGTTGGAGAAGGCGAGCCAGGAGTTCCTCGGCCAGTCGGACCGCGCCGCCATGGCGCTCACCGAGCTGGGCCGGGTGTTCCAGGGCAAGGGTGACGCGGCGAAGGCGGACGAGACGTACCAGCGCGCCCTCAACGCGGACGAGGCCTACTCGCCCGCCTACTACTTCTACGCCACGCTGCTGGCGCGGGACTCGAAGCAGACCGCCAAGGCGAAGATGCTGGCCCAGGAGTACCTGAAGCGCGACCCCAGCGGCGAGCACGCCTCCGCGGCCCGGTCGCTGTCAGGCGGCTGA
- the cyoE gene encoding heme o synthase — protein MNARAESLPTVASDLISLTKPRLSTLVLVTAAGGMWLAPGHMGAVNALVTLLATAGTVGSANALNCYWERHSDQFMDRTRNRPLPSGRMEPAVALWFGISLAAVSLPALALGANVLTAALGLLALLSYVLAYTPLKARTSAAMLVGGVPGALPPLMGWTAVTNTLDAGGFALFAIMFLWQMPHFIAIALFRKEEYRAAGLTSVPLEWGDESSRAQVVLYLVALIPMSLLPFQLHIAGAWYLAAAVVLGLGFLGIGAWGFFRRLGNTWARQTFFFSLIYLTGLFAALALDRVPRE, from the coding sequence GTGAACGCGCGTGCCGAGTCCCTGCCGACAGTCGCGTCCGACCTGATCTCCCTCACCAAGCCGCGCCTCTCCACGTTGGTGCTCGTCACCGCGGCGGGGGGCATGTGGTTGGCGCCCGGGCACATGGGTGCCGTCAACGCGCTGGTGACGCTGCTGGCCACGGCGGGAACCGTGGGCTCGGCCAATGCCCTCAACTGCTACTGGGAGCGGCACAGCGACCAGTTCATGGACCGCACCCGCAACCGGCCGCTGCCCTCCGGGCGCATGGAGCCGGCGGTGGCGCTGTGGTTCGGCATCTCCCTGGCGGCCGTGTCGCTTCCGGCCCTGGCCTTGGGGGCCAACGTGCTCACCGCCGCGCTGGGGCTGCTGGCCCTGCTGAGCTACGTGCTGGCCTACACGCCGCTGAAGGCGCGCACCTCCGCCGCCATGCTGGTGGGCGGCGTGCCGGGCGCGCTGCCGCCGCTCATGGGGTGGACGGCGGTGACGAACACGCTGGACGCGGGCGGCTTCGCGCTCTTCGCCATCATGTTCCTGTGGCAGATGCCGCACTTCATCGCCATCGCCCTGTTCCGCAAGGAGGAGTACCGGGCGGCGGGCCTCACCTCCGTGCCCTTGGAGTGGGGGGATGAGTCCAGCCGCGCACAGGTGGTGCTCTACCTGGTGGCGCTGATTCCCATGTCGCTGCTGCCCTTCCAGCTCCACATCGCGGGCGCCTGGTACCTGGCCGCCGCGGTGGTGTTGGGCCTGGGCTTCCTGGGCATTGGCGCCTGGGGCTTCTTCCGGCGGCTGGGAAACACCTGGGCCCGCCAGACGTTTTTCTTCTCACTCATCTACCTCACCGGCCTGTTCGCCGCGCTGGCGCTGGACCGCGTTCCTCGCGAATAG
- a CDS encoding ABC transporter ATP-binding protein, translating to MPEALVSTATAQPLLELEGLTRRFKGRTAVDGLSLSVRPGEILGLLGPNGAGKSTTFQVLAGLLAPDSGQVRFAGRELALSDPSLRRQMGIIFQRGSLDDLLTARENLLLGARLYGLGGERARERVEAMLSLIGLLERGDERVGTWSGGMRRRLELARALVHQPRVVLMDEPTQGLDEAAFRTFWTHLKRLRDSEGLTVLLTTHRADEAEVCDRLAVLDAGRLVACDTPQALASRMGGDILSVEAPEPDALAAELRERLGLDAKVVEGRVQVEATQGHALVPRLVEAFPAGRLTSVSLRRPTLADVFLQLTGRALGADVPTAEPAPRKRR from the coding sequence ATGCCCGAAGCCCTGGTTTCCACCGCCACCGCCCAACCGCTGCTCGAACTGGAGGGGCTCACGCGCCGCTTCAAGGGGCGCACGGCCGTGGACGGCCTGTCCCTGTCGGTGCGGCCGGGCGAGATCCTGGGCCTGCTGGGGCCCAACGGCGCGGGCAAGTCCACCACGTTCCAGGTGCTCGCGGGCCTGCTCGCCCCGGACTCCGGGCAGGTGCGCTTCGCGGGGCGCGAGCTGGCGCTGAGCGACCCGTCGCTGCGCCGGCAGATGGGCATCATCTTCCAGCGCGGCAGCCTGGACGACCTGCTCACCGCGCGGGAGAACCTGCTGCTCGGGGCCCGGCTGTATGGCCTGGGCGGCGAGCGGGCGCGTGAGCGGGTGGAGGCGATGCTGTCGCTCATCGGTCTGCTGGAGCGCGGCGACGAGCGCGTGGGCACGTGGTCCGGGGGCATGCGCCGCCGCCTCGAGCTGGCGCGGGCGCTGGTGCACCAGCCGCGCGTGGTGCTCATGGACGAGCCCACGCAGGGGTTGGACGAGGCGGCCTTCCGCACCTTCTGGACGCACCTGAAGCGCCTGCGCGACAGCGAGGGCCTCACGGTGCTGCTCACCACGCACCGCGCGGACGAGGCGGAGGTGTGTGACCGGCTGGCGGTGCTGGACGCGGGCCGGCTGGTGGCGTGTGACACGCCGCAGGCGCTGGCCTCTCGCATGGGCGGAGACATCCTCTCCGTGGAGGCCCCGGAGCCGGACGCGCTGGCGGCCGAGCTGCGCGAGCGGCTGGGGCTGGACGCCAAGGTGGTGGAGGGCCGGGTGCAGGTGGAGGCCACGCAGGGCCACGCCCTGGTGCCCCGGCTGGTGGAGGCCTTCCCCGCGGGGCGGCTGACCTCCGTGTCGCTGCGCCGGCCCACGCTGGCGGACGTGTTTCTCCAACTGACGGGGCGCGCGCTGGGCGCGGACGTGCCCACCGCCGAGCCCGCGCCGAGGAAACGTCGATGA